The nucleotide window TTACGACCATGCCGATTATTATTACATGCCAGATGTTGATGCTTATTATGATGTCCCAGCACACCAATATGTTTATTATGAAAATAATGTTTGGGTGCACCGGTCAAGCTTACCGGCACGTTATGGTAACTATAACCCATACAATAGCTATAAAGTAGTAATAAACCGCCCCAACCCCTGGTTAAGGAACAGTTATTACCGCCAAACCTACGCTAATTATAGAGGCCGTCGGGACCAGGTGGTAATCCGCGATAGCAGGGATGCCAAATACCGTAACCATTGGAAGGATAATAACGGCTATGGCCGGGACGACCGACGCGATGACCATCATGACAATGGCAACCACTACGGCGACCGGAATCATGGCGGAGACCATGACAATGGTCGTGGACATGGAAACGGCCACGGGCATGGCCGCGATAATTAATATTTTACCAAGTTAATTTTGATAAAGAAAAGACCGTCCAAAATGGACGGTCTTTTCTTTTTATGCTTATTTATAAAGGTTTTTGTAGATGGCCTTTGCCCAAAAATCTCCTAAAATTATGGCGCCTTCTTTATTGGGGTGCAGATAAAATATGCCGTCCTGCCCGCTTTCATGTTGGAAGAATTGCTCGGCGTGTTTTTTGAAAAAGCCAAAAGCCTTCCTGTCGCCCCTAAATACTTGCCCCGGGTTAGTTTTGGCGTAGCTTTTCACTACTTTTTTTATCATCGGGAAATAGGTTTGTAAACGGTTAAGCCCTTCCTGCATATAGGTAGAATGGTTGTGGGTATTAGGGCTGTACCACGTAGGTTGCTGTATAATTACGTTACAGCCCGGAAAATCTTTCAGTAGCTGGTTAATAATTGCCTGCAAATTAGCCTGGTAGTTTTCTTTAGTTACAGGCGCACCGTTTGGCCCGTTCACCGCGCTATCATTAGTCCCTAAAATAATAGAGAAAACCAGCTGGGCGTTTTTATTGGTGAAGGCTTGTGCCGCAGCTTCAACTTTAGGGAAATCTTTATTTGTAGCGGGTAAAAAATCGACAGTTGTGTGGCCGCTATACCCCTGGTTTGCAAAATTAACTACCCCAACGCCCGCTTGCTGCATTAAATATTTCGCGGCTTCATTGGGCGGGGCCTCCGTTTTCCAGTCTTTTAAACCGGCACCATGCGTAATGCTGTTGCCAATAAATACAATGTTCAGGTCTTTTTTTGCAGTATCAGCTACCCGCGCCAGCACGGTTGTGGTGGCGATAAAACAAATGGCTAAAATTAGCAAAATGGGCCTTAAGGGGTTTTTCGATATCATATTACAGGTAAATCAGTAAAGTAAAACTATTGAAAATTAGCGAAACAACTCTGCTCTTTTGGCTTTCATGCCAATAACGTATTTTTGAGGCAGCATGTCTAATCGCCATAAATTATATTTCGCCTCCGATTTCCATTT belongs to Mucilaginibacter boryungensis and includes:
- a CDS encoding GDSL-type esterase/lipase family protein, encoding MISKNPLRPILLILAICFIATTTVLARVADTAKKDLNIVFIGNSITHGAGLKDWKTEAPPNEAAKYLMQQAGVGVVNFANQGYSGHTTVDFLPATNKDFPKVEAAAQAFTNKNAQLVFSIILGTNDSAVNGPNGAPVTKENYQANLQAIINQLLKDFPGCNVIIQQPTWYSPNTHNHSTYMQEGLNRLQTYFPMIKKVVKSYAKTNPGQVFRGDRKAFGFFKKHAEQFFQHESGQDGIFYLHPNKEGAIILGDFWAKAIYKNLYK